The nucleotide window CACCGAAAAAATAACGGTAGACCAGCTAGCCTGTATGTTTACATTGGGCCGCAGAAACCTGGAACGCCGGTTCAAAAAAGCCACTTCCAATACAGTAGTGGAATATATCCAGCGTGTGAAAATAGAAGCCGCTAAAATGAGCCTGGAATCATCCCGTGAGAATGTTAACGAGGTGATGTACAATGTAGGATATACCGATCCCAAAGCCTTCCGGATCACATTCAGGAAGATTACCGGGATGTCGCCGATACAGTATAGGAATAAGTATAACAAGGAAACCGAACTGGAACTGTGATGGGTGTGATAATTGTGATGGATGTGATAGATGTAGATGATAAATGTTTTACTGCTCTTATCTTATTATGATCGGGTGGCTGTTGATAGCAGCCACCCGATTTATATTTTAGTGTAAGGCTTCTTTCGTCCGTCGTGATTTCAGCAGGTTCAGCATGGCTGTGGCTACCAGCATGATGATCACACCCAGCCATTGCCGCCCACCTACTTCTTCTTTCAGGACCAGATGCGAGCAGATCACCGCCACCGGCAGCTCTGCTGTCATAATGATGGCGCTGAGGCTGGCGCCGATTTTTGGGATACCAGCCGCAAACAATACCGGTGGTATTACAGTCCCAAACAGAGACAGGAACAGCGCCCATTTCAGTAATCCCGGTCCGAAGTGAGTACTGGCTATCAGGTCCGGAGCATTAAAAAGAAAAATACCCAGCGTGGACCCGGCCATGATTACCACACTTTTGCGCAACGGCTGTATAAGAGTGCCTACGCGGCTGTTGGCCACCACATATATAGCGTACAACAAAGCAGAAAGTCCTGCAAAGGCCAGACCGGTGACAGAGAGTCTGCCACTCCCCTGTTTGAGCAGCCCGCCAGACAATACCGTT belongs to Chitinophaga sp. HK235 and includes:
- a CDS encoding DMT family transporter, coding for MNRYIWMVFVGACSFGILSTFVKLAYREGYTAAEIAVTQAFSGMMFLWLLVRLYGNRKQGTDQVRLSWQDRWPLLLTGTTIGLTTFVYYVSVQYIPASIAIVILMQFTWIGVLIDWVFYKQRPGLPELLTILFILGGTVLSGGLLKQGSGRLSVTGLAFAGLSALLYAIYVVANSRVGTLIQPLRKSVVIMAGSTLGIFLFNAPDLIASTHFGPGLLKWALFLSLFGTVIPPVLFAAGIPKIGASLSAIIMTAELPVAVICSHLVLKEEVGGRQWLGVIIMLVATAMLNLLKSRRTKEALH